The following DNA comes from Kaistia sp. 32K.
GTGACGACCGTCACCGACGCGGCCTTGCTGGCGAGCGCCGCCTCGACGACGCCGCGAACGAGGCTGCGGCCGCCGAGCTCGGCGAGCAGCTTGTTCGGGCCGCCCATCCGCCGGCCCTCTCCCGCCGCCAGCACCAGCGCCGCGACCTTCGGCGGTTTGGCCTCGGCCGTCTCGCGCGGCTGCGGCCGCGAGGCGATCTCCGTCAGCAAGCCGCCGACGCCGAGGCCGGTGATCTCGTCCGGCCCGATCGGCAGGCCCGCGAGCAGCCGGCCGAGCACCCAGTCGAAGCCGTTCTCGCGCGGGCTGCGGGCGCAGCCGGGCGCGCCGACGACCGGTCGGCCCTGCAGGTCCCCAACGACCAGAAGATTGCCGGGATCGACCGGCATGCCGAGATGGATGATCCGGCCGCCGGCCGCCTGGATTCCCGCCGGCACCACGTCCTCGGCGTCGACCATCGCCGACGCGCCGAAGACGATCAGCAGTTCCGCCCCCTCGCGCACCAGCTCCGCCAGCGCCGCGGCGATGGCGGCGGCGACATGAGCGACGCGCCGCTCGTCGATCAGGAATGCGCCTGCCGGCTTCAGTCGCGCCTCGGTCATCCGTCGCGTCTTGTCGAGGATGGAGGGCTTCAGGGTCGGCAGGACAGTGGCGACGAGGCCGACGGCGAGCGGCCGGTAGGGCGCGACGCGAACCAGCGCCGACGCCGCCGCGACCCGCTCCGCCGCCTCCAGCGGCGCGAGAGGGACGGCGAAGGGGATGATCTTCACGGTCGCCACCATCTGGCCCTTCGTCACCGGCGCATGCGCCGGCAGCGTCGCCAGCGTAATCGCGGGATCGACGCGGTTGAAGCGATCGATGGCGTCGCGGTCGACCACCAGCAGTCCATCGGCCTCGGCGTGCAGATTGGCGCGGCCGGTGAAGGGAGGATGGACCTCGACCCCCGGCCCCGCCACCGCCCCGGCAAGCCGCGCCGCCGCCGCGTCCTCGTGCACGTCGCCCTCGCCGAGCCGCGCCACGACGACCGTCTCGACGCCCGCCGCCCGCAGCAGCCCCAGCTGGTCGGCGGTCAGCCGGTTCCCCTTCCGCAGCATCTGCCCGTCCAGCGCCAGCGAATGCGCGAGCAGCGCGCCTTCGGCCTCGACCACGGGACAGGGTCCGAATTTCACCGCGATGCCTCCGATGCGACCCCGCGGCTGCGGAGCGTCCCGATGAGTTCGGCGAGGATCGCGACGGCGATCTCCGCCGGCGATTGCGCGCCGATGGCGAGGCCGATCGGCGAGCGGATCCGGGCGACCTCAGCCGGATCGACGCCGGCCGCGATCAGGCGCTCGACCCGCTGCGCATGCGTCTTGCGGC
Coding sequences within:
- a CDS encoding NTP transferase domain-containing protein translates to MKFGPCPVVEAEGALLAHSLALDGQMLRKGNRLTADQLGLLRAAGVETVVVARLGEGDVHEDAAAARLAGAVAGPGVEVHPPFTGRANLHAEADGLLVVDRDAIDRFNRVDPAITLATLPAHAPVTKGQMVATVKIIPFAVPLAPLEAAERVAAASALVRVAPYRPLAVGLVATVLPTLKPSILDKTRRMTEARLKPAGAFLIDERRVAHVAAAIAAALAELVREGAELLIVFGASAMVDAEDVVPAGIQAAGGRIIHLGMPVDPGNLLVVGDLQGRPVVGAPGCARSPRENGFDWVLGRLLAGLPIGPDEITGLGVGGLLTEIASRPQPRETAEAKPPKVAALVLAAGEGRRMGGPNKLLAELGGRSLVRGVVEAALASKAASVTVVTGHRREAVEQALAGQPIRFVDNPDYAEGLSTSLRQGVASLDADIDGVLVMLADMPLLTAEILDRLIEAFDPGADRLVVVPTHAGKRGNPVLWSRAFFGELRAIQGDTGARHLIGQHADAVVEVEIGPEVALDLDTPEALFAAGGKLPA